One window from the genome of Alnus glutinosa chromosome 13, dhAlnGlut1.1, whole genome shotgun sequence encodes:
- the LOC133854843 gene encoding uncharacterized protein LOC133854843: MSAVLLRTGSVPVQSHPAVPGSPRVSLSRHDSVSGVYSGERSSLGSPRISLHLDTNRWRASSSGNPIRRVLSESDLIGGSKLSGAGSQSFPARIPEEECVSEREDDGFISLSKGPGIWPESGIPVEDLGFSDGGRKPGDDGDHGTGNGEDRSKIGAYYQEMLKSNPGDSLLLGNYGKFLHEVEKDTVRAEEYYGRAILASPGDGELLSLYGKLIWDSHRDGERAKSYFDQAVYASPDDSKVLGAYANFMWEVEEDDDDDDDNEEIKGMAGKSPALVAAF, encoded by the exons ATGAGTGCTGTGCTTCTGAGAACCGGTTCGGTCCCAGTTCAGTCCCACCCGGCAGTTCCTGGTTCGCCTCGAGTCTCTCTCTCCCGGCATGACTCCGTCTCCGGCGTCTACTCCGGCGAGAGGAGCTCCCTCGGTTCCCCAAGGATCTCCCTGCATTTAGACACCAATCGCTGGAGAGCCTCTTCTTCAGGGAATCCGATCCGGAGAGTGTTATCGGAAAGCGACTTGATCGGGGGCTCCAAACTGAGCGGAGCTGGATCCCAGTCCTTTCCGGCGAGAATACCGGAAGAGGAGTGCGTCTCGGAAAGAGAAGACGACGGATTTATATCGTTATCAAAAGGTCCAGGAATATGGCCGGAGAGCGGGATTCCAGTGGAGGACCTGGGATTCTCCGACGGAGGAAGAAAACCAGGTGATGACGGCGATCACGGAACCGGAAACGGTGAGGATCGGAGCAAGATTGGCGCGTACTATCAAGAAATGCTCAAATCAAACCCTGGCGATTCGCTCTTGCTTGGAAACTACGGCAAATTCTTGCACGAG GTGGAGAAGGATACAGTGAGAGCGGAAGAGTATTATGGAAGAGCGATATTAGCGAGTCCGGGAGACGGAGAATTGTTGTCTTTGTACGGAAAGCTAATATGGGATTCGCATAGAGACGGAGAGAGAGCCAAGTCTTACTTCGATCAGGCCGTTTACGCCTCCCCTGATGACAG CAAGGTGTTGGGGGCCTATGCAAACTTTATGTGGGAAGTGGAAgaagacgacgacgacgacgacgacaaTGAAGAGATCAAAGGTATGGCCGGAAAGTCACCGGCTTTAGTTGCGGCTTTTTAG